CCCATCGCTTGGCTTGCACATATACGACATCGAGGCCAAGCCGATCCTGTTTGATCACACCGTCAATACCGCCGTCACCTGCCCTGCCCACCAGCTGCGAGGCATCATCCCGCGAACCTCCGTACCCCATTGCCAAGAGCAGGTCTATTGTGAGTTGTTCAAAGAACCGCGGAGAGGAGGTCTTCACGCGATCGAGGAGCTCCACCGCTAATGAACGCCGCAGTTCTCTACTTGCAGTCTCCAGTATCTCTTCTGGCGTTTCTGGAATCTCATCGGTCTGGCTGTTTGACTCCTGCATGGATAGCTGCCCACGGCTCGGACGCTTGAACTCAACGAACTCCCGATACCGTCGAAGAAGCTTGGAGTCTATTCGCGCCGGTCTCTCCCCCAGAAGGGCTAGCCCACGCGAGGTGATTCTCACACTACCGCGTCCTGTGCTCTCGAGCACTCCCGCCTTCCTAAGGTATACGCCTGCCCACCTCACACGATTGCCGAATCTACTCGCTCCGCTCCGCAGCTTGCAGTTCCGCTCCTCAGGCGTCAGCCCAAAGCGGTCCTCCAACCGCCCCCGCAGTTCCGATAGGGCGTGCTCATTCCCGTCGCCGCACAAGGTGAGCATTGGTAGCATAATGTCCTCGAACGTGGGAACTGGCATATGCCTCCCTCCAGACACATTACCGCCGCAACTGCTTTGAAGTGAAGACAGACCGGTAGGCGTGTTTCATCTGCAGCTCAGACTGGCTTGCCTAACATTTGCATTCGGCAGGATTCGGCGCCAGTCCTCCAGGGGGATTGAACCGCTGAACGCCCAATCATGTGAAGAGTGCGGACTAAGCGCGAAAGGCAGCTGAAACATGGCAAAGCACGTGTTAACGCCTCTTCTACCTACGTATCGGCAAGCTTGTGAATTCATCCGTATGATGGACGGTGTGTCGGAAACCGCTCTTCTCTGGTGCTGCATTGATCACCCTGATAGACGGCAGTCGGCTGCTCAGTCTCCTATTCCAGTACCAGATCGGGGTATTCAAGCGCGATACCGCGGTATGGGATTTCGACTCCGAATACGACTGTCCTTGACAGCACCTGCAACGCCGTCCCATGCGTTCCGCGCATAGAATCGAGCATTGGCTCGCCCGCAATGCTCGGTTCTATGCGCGCGAGCATTGAGACGAGCATTGGCGGTTCTCTTGCTCAGGGAGGCCGCGTTCCCTGGGGCAGCGTCCCGAGGCGCCTCATCGCCACCCCGTCGTCCGCCTCAGCGCCGCCGGATCCCCCGCCCCTCACCCCATCCTCCCATGATTCCGCTTCTCCCGCCCTATTGTCGTTGCAGGACCGTGCCCTGGGTATACCACGGCCTCGTTGGGAAGGGAGAAGAGCACCCGGCCCATGGAGTCCGCCAGCGCCCGGTCATCGCCCCCGCGGAAGTCCGTCCGGCCCACGCCGCCGTCAGCGAAGAGCGTGTCACCGGTGAACACCACGAGGTCCCCTGGAAGCCACAGGCTTATGCCCCCAGGGGTATGTCCCGGGGTTGCAAGGACCTCGAACTCCACGCTCCCGGCCTTCAGCTTGTCGCCGCCTGCGACGGTCGCATCAGCCCCGAGGTCGTCCGAGCCGCCCGCGGACCGGGCTATCACGTGGAACATGTCCTCAGGATCGGAGAGCATGGCCGCGTCCGCCGCGCCCACATAGACTCGAGCCCCGGTGGCGCTCCTCAAGCCTCCGTTCGCTGCTATGTGATCGGGGTGGCCATGGGTGTTCACAATCGCGACACACCTGAGATGGTTCTTCGAAAGGGCATCCACGATGCTGTTGAGCCCGCCCCCCGGATCAATCACCGCGGCCTCGTCGGATCCGTCGCGCCACACGATGTAACAGTTGGTTGATATGGGGCCTACCACGAGAGTCTCCACTCTGAAGGCCCCTGCCTTCGAGGTCCCCGTTCTCGATGCCTGTCCGTCCATCAGTCTCTCCTCCGTCCTCGTCTCAAACACCCTCGCGCCGTCCGCCAACGGATGCTCGCGCTCTCTATGTCTACGAGCGCAGTTGCCGGTCCAGACTGCGCGAACTCAACTCCAACTAGAACACTTTCGCGCTGTCCACAAGTATGGTCACCGGTCCATGGTTCACGAGTTCGACTTCCATATGGGCCTGAAAGACTCCCGTCTCGACGTGGACCCCTTTCCCCCTGACCAGCGCGACGAACTCTTCGTAAAGGGCGTTCCCAACCTCCGGTGGACCGGCCTCCGTGAAACTTGGCCGGCGTCCCCGTCGGGCATCCCCATACAGCGTGAACTGAGATACCACCAACATGCTTCCGCCCACATCCCGAAGGGATAGGTTGAACTTGCCATCCGGGTCGTCGAAGATGCGCAGGTTGACGATTTTGTCCGCCAGATAGGCCGCGTCTTCCGGCCGGTCTCCGCGCCCCACGCCCAAAAGAACGAGGAGACCGGGTCCGATCTCCCCGACGACTCCCCCGTCAACAACGACCCTGGCTGATGTCACCCTCTGGACCACCGCTCTCAATTCAGGCCCCCCAGTCTCCCCCGCCTCGCGCCTGGCTTCAACGCGCTAGCGTTCTCCGCGCGCCTCCTCCGGCCTCCCCGGGCGTGCCCCCCAGTCTCCCCCGCCCCTCAACTCGGGCTGGCCCTATGCACGTCGTGAACGCCTGAGATGCGCTTTATGCGGTTTATGATGTTGTTCATGTGCCCGACGTCGTTTATCTCAACCGTCATGCTTATGAGCGCCGCACGGTTTCTGAGAGTGCGGGCGTTGACCGCGCTTACGTGTGTATGCATGTCGTTGACCGCGGTCATTACTCCCGAGAGAAGGCCCGGATGGTCCTGCGCCTCGATCTCGATCTCAACCGGGTAGGACGTGGCCACAGCGGAGTCCCACTCCACGTCGACCTTGCGTTCTTCTTCCTCTCTCAGAATCAAGGCGGCGTTGGGGCAGTCCGCCCGGTGGACTGACACGCCGCGCCCGCGAGTGATGTACCCGACTATGGGGTCTCCCGGCACTGGGTTGCAGCACCTGGAGAACCTGATGAGAACATTCTCCACCCCACGAACGCGCGCGCCCCGGGACGCGCCAACCCTTCGTTTTGCTGCCGCTGGCTTGGGCTCCTCCGCGACGCGTTCCGGGAGAAGTCTCCCTACGACCTGGGCTGCCGAGATCTTGCCGTAGCCCACCGACGCGAGAAGATCCTCAGCCGATTGATAGCTGAACTTGCGAGCAACCTCAGCAAGCTTGTCCTCTTTCATGTTAGCGTGGACTTCCGCGCCAATATGCCTGAGTTCTTTCTCGAGGAGCTCCTTGCCCCTTGCCACGCTCTCCTCACGTCTCTGCTCTTTGAACCACTGCCTAATCTTGCTTCTGGCCTTGGAGGTCTTGGCGAAGCTGAGCCAGTCCCGGCTGGGCCCGGACTGTGACTTGTTCGTCAAGATCTCCACTATGTCCCCGGTCTGCAGTGTGGCCCCAAGCGGGACCATCCTGCCGTTCACCCTCGCGCCCACGCAGCGGTGGCCGACATCTGTGTGGACTGCATACGCGAAGTCCACGGGGGTCGACCCCGCGGGCAAGGTCTTGACATCCCCTTTGGGGGTGAACACGTAGACCTCATCAGAGAACAAGTCCACCTTGAGAGTCTCGATGAACTCGTGTCCGTCCCGCGTCTCCTTCTGCCACTCCAGTATCTGCCTGAGCCAGGTGATCTTGTCCTCGAATTCTCCCCCTCCGTCGAGCGATTCCTTGTACCGCCAATGGGCGGCGATCCCGTACTCGGCAGTCCTGTGCATCTCCCACGTCCTGATCTGGATCTCGAGGGGTTCCCCACGCGGCCCGATCACTGTGGTATGGAGGGACTGGTACATGTTGGACTTGGGCATTGCCACATAGTCCTTGAACCTGCCGGGGATCGGCTTCCAGATGCTGTGGACCGCCCCGAGCACGGCATAGCACTCGCGAAGTGTATCCACGATCACCCTAAGGCCCAGGAGATCCCATATCTCGCTGAAGTCCTTGCCCTGTTGGGTCATTTTCTGGTATATGCTGTAGAAATGCTTTGGCCGGCCCTGTATCTCGGCGGTGATGCCCACCTCCGCGAGAGTCGCAGACAGGGTTCGTCTGGCCTCCTCGACGTAACCCTCCCGCTCCATGCGTTTCTTGGCGACTCTCTCCACCAACCTGTAGTAGGCGTCGGGCTCGAGGTGGCGGAGGGCAAGATCCTCCAGTTCCCACTTCACCCGCCACATCCCAAGTCTGTGGGCAAGTGGAGCATATATCTCGATGGTCTCCCTTGCGACCCGTTTCTGCTTTTCCGCTGGGGAATGGCGAAGTGTGCGCATGTTGTGGAGCCTGTCAGCGAGCTTGATGAGGATGACCCGAATGTCCCTTGCCATGGCGACGAACATCTTCCGCAGGCTTTCGGCTTGCTGATCTTCTCTGGTCTTGAAGTCCATTCGGGACAGCTTGGTCACCCCGTCCACCAGGAGCGCAATCTCGGGCCCAAACGCTTCCCTGAGGTCGTCCACGGTCTTGCCGGTGTCCTCGATCACGTCATGAAGCAGGCCTGCGGCGACGGTGACCGGATCCAGCTGCATCTCGGACAGGATGACCGCCACCGCCAAAGGATGCTCAAAGTAGGGCTCCCCTGACTCCCTTACCTGCCCTGCATGAGCGTTTTGGGCGTACTCGTAAGCCTTCCGGATGACGTCCACGTTCACATCCGGCCGGTTGGCAAGTGCCTTGGATATCTTGAAAGATTTGGTGTTAATGCAAGTTTTCTCAGGTTTGAAGAGCACACAATGACTGTCGACGCGGCAGCTGATCGTTTAGGCATTAACCGTGNNNNNNNNNNTGCCCGATTCCCGGAGATCCCGGAGATTGAGCTCCGCGGCCTGCCTGCCGTTCCACCTATTCACCTCGAGTGCGTACACCGCATCTACCTGCCCAGAGCAGGACACCAGCCGCGAATACCTCTCCCCCATCCTGAATCCTATCGCGTCCAGCACACGGTCGCCCCGACCCAGCTTCAACTTGAGATGCCTTCCGTCCGCTCCGACCGTCCGATGCTGCAGGATGAACAGATTCCGCGTCAGGAATAGTGGGTTCGGGTTGCCCAACCCGAACGGCTCCAGGGTCTCAAGCTCCGAGGCAAGTCCCACGGTGATCTGGTCCTCGCGGAGTTCGGAGTCCACCCGGACCGTCGGGATGAGATCCTGGTCCGCCAGCCACTCGTGGCCGATCTGGTTCAGTCTCTCCCGGAACCTGGGCACATCTTCTTGCCTTATAGAAAGCCCTGCGGCCTGCGCATGGCCGCCGTACTTGATCAATAGGTCCGAACATTCGGTCAGCGCCGAATGAAGATTGAAGCCTGGAATGCTGCGGCCGGATCCTTTCCCCGTGCCGTTTTCGATAGCTATCAGCACAGTCGGCCTGAAAGTCAGCTCCGCTATCTTGGACGCCACGATCCCGATTACACCGGTATGCCAGGTGTCGGACTCAAGGACGATAGCCCTCACTGACGCGGGGTTCATCTTCTTCACCGGCTCCAACGCTTCGCGGAGAATATCCTCCTCGATCCCCTGTCGCCTGCGGTTCTCCTCATCCAGGGACTCTGCGAGTTGCCGGGCGCGGTCGGGGGAATCCGTAAGAAAGAGCTCAGCACCGAGGCTTGGGTCGCCCAGTCTCCCACACGCGTTGATCCTGGGGGCCAGGGAGAACCCTACGTGCCCTGAACTCAGTTCCTGCCCTGTGAGGCCGGACACATCCAGCAGGCATGATATGCCCGGATTCTCGGACCCGTGCATTGCCTCGAGGCCGCACTTGGCAATGACCCTGTTCTCGTCGAGCAGAGGCACCACGTCAGCAATAGTGCCGAGGGCAACCAGGTCCAAGTGGTTCAGAGGATCGGCCGCCCCCGCGGGGCGCCCGATTGCGCCCCACAACGCCTGGCAGAGCTTGAAGG
The Bacillota bacterium genome window above contains:
- a CDS encoding restriction endonuclease; its protein translation is MPVPTFEDIMLPMLTLCGDGNEHALSELRGRLEDRFGLTPEERNCKLRSGASRFGNRVRWAGVYLRKAGVLESTGRGSVRITSRGLALLGERPARIDSKLLRRYREFVEFKRPSRGQLSMQESNSQTDEIPETPEEILETASRELRRSLAVELLDRVKTSSPRFFEQLTIDLLLAMGYGGSRDDASQLVGRAGDGGIDGVIKQDRLGLDVVYVQAKRWDGTVSSPVVRQFAGSLDGVRARKGIMITTSQFSREATEYAERI
- a CDS encoding MBL fold metallo-hydrolase, translating into MDGQASRTGTSKAGAFRVETLVVGPISTNCYIVWRDGSDEAAVIDPGGGLNSIVDALSKNHLRCVAIVNTHGHPDHIAANGGLRSATGARVYVGAADAAMLSDPEDMFHVIARSAGGSDDLGADATVAGGDKLKAGSVEFEVLATPGHTPGGISLWLPGDLVVFTGDTLFADGGVGRTDFRGGDDRALADSMGRVLFSLPNEAVVYPGHGPATTIGREKRNHGRMG
- the dtd gene encoding D-aminoacyl-tRNA deacylase; translated protein: MRAVVQRVTSARVVVDGGVVGEIGPGLLVLLGVGRGDRPEDAAYLADKIVNLRIFDDPDGKFNLSLRDVGGSMLVVSQFTLYGDARRGRRPSFTEAGPPEVGNALYEEFVALVRGKGVHVETGVFQAHMEVELVNHGPVTILVDSAKVF
- a CDS encoding bifunctional (p)ppGpp synthetase/guanosine-3',5'-bis(diphosphate) 3'-pyrophosphohydrolase, producing the protein MLFKPEKTCINTKSFKISKALANRPDVNVDVIRKAYEYAQNAHAGQVRESGEPYFEHPLAVAVILSEMQLDPVTVAAGLLHDVIEDTGKTVDDLREAFGPEIALLVDGVTKLSRMDFKTREDQQAESLRKMFVAMARDIRVILIKLADRLHNMRTLRHSPAEKQKRVARETIEIYAPLAHRLGMWRVKWELEDLALRHLEPDAYYRLVERVAKKRMEREGYVEEARRTLSATLAEVGITAEIQGRPKHFYSIYQKMTQQGKDFSEIWDLLGLRVIVDTLRECYAVLGAVHSIWKPIPGRFKDYVAMPKSNMYQSLHTTVIGPRGEPLEIQIRTWEMHRTAEYGIAAHWRYKESLDGGGEFEDKITWLRQILEWQKETRDGHEFIETLKVDLFSDEVYVFTPKGDVKTLPAGSTPVDFAYAVHTDVGHRCVGARVNGRMVPLGATLQTGDIVEILTNKSQSGPSRDWLSFAKTSKARSKIRQWFKEQRREESVARGKELLEKELRHIGAEVHANMKEDKLAEVARKFSYQSAEDLLASVGYGKISAAQVVGRLLPERVAEEPKPAAAKRRVGASRGARVRGVENVLIRFSRCCNPVPGDPIVGYITRGRGVSVHRADCPNAALILREEEERKVDVEWDSAVATSYPVEIEIEAQDHPGLLSGVMTAVNDMHTHVSAVNARTLRNRAALISMTVEINDVGHMNNIINRIKRISGVHDVHRASPS
- the recJ gene encoding single-stranded-DNA-specific exonuclease RecJ — translated: MSPRRRKWEVSSGNPEIETDLVRSLGISGPVARVLVNRGITNVKAAGAFLSPDIANLHDPFDVPDMAAAVSRLVRAVGAGERIRVYGDYDVDGITGVSLLVTVLRAAGALVDYYIPNRLDEGYGLNIEAVERAGADSVSLLLTVDCGIGAVAEVERARDLGVDVIVTDHHEPGRALPRCVGVLDPKRKDSCYPFSELAGVGVAFKLCQALWGAIGRPAGAADPLNHLDLVALGTIADVVPLLDENRVIAKCGLEAMHGSENPGISCLLDVSGLTGQELSSGHVGFSLAPRINACGRLGDPSLGAELFLTDSPDRARQLAESLDEENRRRQGIEEDILREALEPVKKMNPASVRAIVLESDTWHTGVIGIVASKIAELTFRPTVLIAIENGTGKGSGRSIPGFNLHSALTECSDLLIKYGGHAQAAGLSIRQEDVPRFRERLNQIGHEWLADQDLIPTVRVDSELREDQITVGLASELETLEPFGLGNPNPLFLTRNLFILQHRTVGADGRHLKLKLGRGDRVLDAIGFRMGERYSRLVSCSGQVDAVYALEVNRWNGRQAAELNLRDLRESG